TAAGAACTCGCCTTTTTGAAGTTTGTCAAAAATGTCAGAAACTTCTTCTAGCTTAACTACCTTAGTAACTTCTGATTTGACTTTTCCTTCAGCAGCATATTCTAATGCTTCAGCTAAATCTTGTCTAGTACCTACAATTGAGCCTGCTAATTCACGTTCTAATAATACTGATCAGAAAATTGAAACTTTGAAGTCATCTTTGCCATGCTTATCTTTGGCTGGTAAGCCAACTAATACTTGACGACCACCACGACGAAGCATGTCCATACCTTGTTCAGCAGCACTAGGGTGCACTGATGTATTAACTACAGCGTGTACACCACCATTAGTAACTTCGATGATTTTTTCAATAAATTTAGGATCTTTAGCTGAATTAAATGCATATTCAGCACCTGATTTAAGGGCTAATTCGCATTTTTCATCTGATAAGTCAATGCCAATAGGTCTTAGACCCATAGCTTTAGCATATTGAATAGCCATTTGACCTAAGCCGCCAACACCAATAACAGCTACAAAATTGCCTGCTTTAGCTTTAGTTTGTTTTAATGACTTGTATGTTGTTACACCAGCACAAACAACAGGTGCGCCTGTAATTATGTCTAATTTCTCGGGCACTAGCCCAACATAATCTTCATGACCAATAGCATATTCAGCATATGAGCCATCTTTAGTATAAGCTGACATATTTTGATTTGGACAAAGAGTCTCTCTACCTGTTAAACAATATTCACAGTAACCACAAGCATCATGTAATCATGCTAAAGCAACTCTGTCACCAATTTTCAAGCGTGTGCATCCTTCCCCTAATGCAACAACTTTTCCAATTCCTTCATGCCCTGGTATTAATGGATATTTTGGTTCCACTAATCAATCATAATTTGCAGCATGCAAGTCTGTATGACAAATACCTGAAGTTTCCATTTCAATTAAAACTTCTTTGTATTTTGGCTTAGGTACATCCACTTCCTTAACACTTCACTTTTTAGGTTCAGTCACAACAAAAGCTTTCATTTTTGCTGGAATTTCTTTCATTTGAATCTCCTTATGAATATAAAATTTATTACCTTACAATTAAATTTTACAACTATTAATAAGGCGTATTTGATTATTTACTGCTTTTAAGACTAAAATAAGACTTTTAAAAAAATAACTGGGAAAAATCAAGCTTTTTTCCCATTTTTTTCCTTTTTTTATTTTCTTATTAAAAAGCAAAAATCTTAATGTAGGAGAGATGAAAAAGGAGAAAAAATGAATGATTTACTAGTTTACTTTTCGATTTTGTTTAAAGGAAATAACTTTGAAATTTATAAAGCGCTTAAAAATGGATATAAGGTTGATAAATATAAAGTAGATGAAGAGATAAATAAATTAAAAGAAAGCGGCATTTAAAACTATTACAATTTTTGATACTAACTATCCGCAAGGATTAAAAGAATTAAAATATTCCCCATTTGTTTTGTTTTATAAAGGGAATATTGAACTGCTTAATAAAAATATAGTTTGTGCTACTGGCGATGTAGCTAATGAATTTGTTTTACATAATGTTGTGCAAACATGTAATGAATTAGCCAAAAACACCGTTTTATTGACTAATAACTTCAAAAACATTGATCAAAATATTATTGAAATATTTAATAACAATAAACAAGGAATCATATATTTACTAGCTAATGGTATATCTTATAATTGCCCTGATGTAGATTTTAATAAAGATTTATGTATCACTTTTATACCACCAGATTTGCATCCTAAACTTAGATACTTTAAAGAAAGAAATGTTGTAGCTTCAGCACTAGCAAATAA
This sequence is a window from Mycoplasmopsis agalactiae PG2. Protein-coding genes within it:
- a CDS encoding zinc-dependent alcohol dehydrogenase, with translation MKAFVVTEPKKWSVKEVDVPKPKYKEVLIEMETSGICHTDLHAANYDWLVEPKYPLIPGHEGIGKVVALGEGCTRLKIGDRVALAWLHDACGYCEYCLTGRETLCPNQNMSAYTKDGSYAEYAIGHEDYVGLVPEKLDIITGAPVVCAGVTTYKSLKQTKAKAGNFVAVIGVGGLGQMAIQYAKAMGLRPIGIDLSDEKCELALKSGAEYAFNSAKDPKFIEKIIEVTNGGVHAVVNTSVHPSAAEQGMDMLRRGGRQVLVGLPAKDKHGKDDFKVSIFWSVLLERELAGSIVGTRQDLAEALEYAAEGKVKSEVTKVVKLEEVSDIFDKLQKGEFLGRAVIDFRK
- a CDS encoding DNA-processing protein DprA, which encodes MKYSPFVLFYKGNIELLNKNIVCATGDVANEFVLHNVVQTCNELAKNTVLLTNNFKNIDQNIIEIFNNNKQGIIYLLANGISYNCPDVDFNKDLCITFIPPDLHPKLRYFKERNVVASALANNLIIFSSKRNSGLINLANCFANLGKNVYCYPGLTYDDGNTYLIKSGASLITHLAEVNYF